In the genome of Cuculus canorus isolate bCucCan1 chromosome 26, bCucCan1.pri, whole genome shotgun sequence, one region contains:
- the TM2D2 gene encoding TM2 domain-containing protein 2 isoform X2 — protein MAAPVGYVLLCGQAVLLLANLLLLRGASRGLPHNGTDTEEPGPPAAWAYSDPRAPLVLCTHLPEEFVECEDPVDHGGNATAQQELGHGCVKVHWTLFHNYSALLLFPGLLRCGSILPGPHGHRRGEAADTGRPGHLVVRGSDSPHHWWADAQRRQQLVHRVLSSAEPALEAVNRRWTPLLLLPHRSRILPRTAMALQS, from the exons ATGGCGGCGCCCGTGGGGTACGTGCTGCTGTGCGGGCAGGCCGTGCTGCTGCTCGCCAACCTCCTACTGCTGCGGGGCGCGTCCCGCGGGCTCCCCCACAACGGCACGGACACCGAGGAGCCGGGACCGCCCGCCGCCTGGGCCTACAGTGACCCGCGGGCGCCGCTCGTGCTCTGCACGCACCT CCCCGAGGAGTTCGTCGAGTGCGAGGATCCTGTGGACCACGGCGGGAACGCCACGgcgcagcaggagctgggacacGGCTGCGTGAAG GTACACTGGACATTATTTCATAACTACTCTGCTCTACTCCTTTTTCCTGGGTTGCTTCGGTGTGGATCGATTCTGCCTGGGCCACACGGGCACCGCCGTGGGGAAGCTGCTGACACTGGGAGGCCTGGGCATCTGGTGGTTCGTGGATCTGATTCTCCTCATCACTGGTGGGCTGATGCCCAGCGACGGCAGCAACTGGTGCACCGTGTACTGAGCAGTGCCGAGCCAGCTCTGGAAGCAGTGAACAGGAGATGGActcctctgcttcttctgcCGCATCGGAGCAGAATTCTGCCTCGCACAGCCATGGCTTTACAGAGCTGA
- the TM2D2 gene encoding TM2 domain-containing protein 2 isoform X1: MAAPVGYVLLCGQAVLLLANLLLLRGASRGLPHNGTDTEEPGPPAAWAYSDPRAPLVLCTHLPEEFVECEDPVDHGGNATAQQELGHGCVKFGGQAHGEVEHTRVQCRALEGIECAEPRSFLRGSRPCVKYTGHYFITTLLYSFFLGCFGVDRFCLGHTGTAVGKLLTLGGLGIWWFVDLILLITGGLMPSDGSNWCTVY, translated from the exons ATGGCGGCGCCCGTGGGGTACGTGCTGCTGTGCGGGCAGGCCGTGCTGCTGCTCGCCAACCTCCTACTGCTGCGGGGCGCGTCCCGCGGGCTCCCCCACAACGGCACGGACACCGAGGAGCCGGGACCGCCCGCCGCCTGGGCCTACAGTGACCCGCGGGCGCCGCTCGTGCTCTGCACGCACCT CCCCGAGGAGTTCGTCGAGTGCGAGGATCCTGTGGACCACGGCGGGAACGCCACGgcgcagcaggagctgggacacGGCTGCGTGAAG TTTGGCGGCCAGGCCCATGGTGAGGTGGAGCACACACGGGTGCAGTGCCGAGCGCTGGAGGGCATCGAGTGCGCTGAACCGAGGAGCTTCCTGCGGGGCAGCCGGCCCTGTGTCAA GTACACTGGACATTATTTCATAACTACTCTGCTCTACTCCTTTTTCCTGGGTTGCTTCGGTGTGGATCGATTCTGCCTGGGCCACACGGGCACCGCCGTGGGGAAGCTGCTGACACTGGGAGGCCTGGGCATCTGGTGGTTCGTGGATCTGATTCTCCTCATCACTGGTGGGCTGATGCCCAGCGACGGCAGCAACTGGTGCACCGTGTACTGA
- the PLEKHA2 gene encoding pleckstrin homology domain-containing family A member 2 — MPYVDRQNRICGFLDIEENETCGKFLRRYFILDTQANCLLWYMDNPQNLAIGAGAVGSLQLTYISKVSIATPKQKPKTPFCFVINALSQRYFLQASDQKDLQDWVEALNRASKITVPKGSSVPPATEVAKPPVVPQTQERKPQVAYKTEIIGGVVVHTPISINQNGGDGGEGSDVAVHPLLRRSQSYIPTSAAKPPAGPPVLKSGYCVKQGNVRKSWKRRYFVLDEFSISYYKCEQDKEPLRSILLKDICKTHECLVKSGDLLMRDNLFEIVTSSRTFYIQADSPEDMHSWIRVISGAVQALKTRPREISFMRSSSLVKAGAPSAPSPQRQAAGERRALSKAPSTSSWQPWTPVPRAEGKQPVPEETPVPLRDSVFLPAFMEHNAGAAPGKRVRHKSEPQHLKEKPFPFDLDDESIRTSDV, encoded by the exons ATGCCGTACGTGGATCGACAGAACCGTATCTGCGGGTTCCTGGACATTGAGGAAAATGAGACCTGTGGCAAGTTTCTGCGGCGGTATTTCATCCTGGACACCCAGGCCAACTGCCTCCTGTGGTACATGGACAACCCCCAG AACCTGGCTATCGGCGCGGGTGCCGTTGGATCTTTGCAGCTGACCTACATCTCCAag GTCAGCATCGCCACCCCGAAACAGAAGCCGAAAACTCCATTCTGCTTTG TTATCAATGCTTTATCTCAGCGCTATTTCCTACAAGCCAGTGACCAGAAGGACTTGCAGGACTGGGTGGAGGCGCTGAACCGGGCCAGTAAGATCACG GTGCCGAAGGGCAGCAGTGTCCCACCGGCCACCGAGGTCGCGAAGCCTCCCGTGGTGCCCCAGACCCAGGAGAGGAAGCCCCAGGTGGCCTATAAAACCGAGATCATCGGGGGGGTGGTGGTCCACACGCCCATCTCCATAAACCAG AAcggtggggatggaggagagggcaGCGACGTGGCCGTCCACCCGCTGCTGCGGCGCTCACAGAGCTACATCCCCACCTCTGCTGCCAAGCCGCCCGCCGGGCCGCCCGTCCTCAAGAGCGGCTACTGCGTGAAGCAGGGCAACGTG agAAAGAGCTGGAAGCGGCGATACTTTGTCCTGGATGAATTTTCCATCAGTTACTACAAGTGCGAGCAG GACAAGGAGCCCTTGCGTTCGATTCTCCTGAAGGACATCTGCAAGACCCACGAGTGCCTGGTCAAGTCTGG TGACCTCCTGATGCGGGACAACCTCTTTGAGATCGTAACGAGTTCCAGGACCTTCTACATCCAG GCTGACAGCCCCGAGGACATGCACAGCTGGATCCGAGTGATCTCGGGAGCAGTCCAGGCTCTGAAAACTCGCCCCAGG GAAATCTCCTTCATGAGATCCAGCTCCCTGGTCAAGGCCGGGGCCCCCTCGGCCCCTTCCCCGCAGAGGCAGGCGGCCGGGGAGAGGCGAGCACTGAGCAAAgccccctccacctcctcctggcAGCCCTGGACGCCGGTGCCGCGAGCGGAGGGGAAGCAGCCGGTGCCGGAGGAGACGCCCGTGCCGCTGAGAGACTCGGTGTTCCTGCCGGCCTTCATGGAGCACAACGCCGGAGCCGCGCCGGGCAAGCGTGTGCGGCACAAGTCGGAGCCGCAGCACCTCAAGGAGAAGCCGTTCCCCTTTGACTTGGACGATGAAAGCATCCGGACCTCCGATGTCTGA